One stretch of Myxocyprinus asiaticus isolate MX2 ecotype Aquarium Trade chromosome 23, UBuf_Myxa_2, whole genome shotgun sequence DNA includes these proteins:
- the LOC127413906 gene encoding cyclin-dependent kinase inhibitor 3-like, producing the protein MRTSGFDSSDEEDFGEEEATPLQISWLSLSVVECSQSLGICSLPGCRYKDTKRNLQKDVAELCDQGVEDVFVFCTRGELVLYRVPCLLEVYSQRGLRVHHLPFPDGGAPELSQCCCILEELQDCLQNQRRTVIHCYGGLGRSGLIAACLLLQLSVSMTPSKALEILRELRGGGAIQTVKQYNFLHEFRDKLEAYQGSKERLSERSVSR; encoded by the exons ATGAGGACAAGTGGATTTGACTCATCTGACGAAGAGGATTTTGGAGAGGAGGAAGCCACACCTCTCCAGATCTCATG GTTGTCTCTATCAGTAGTAGAGTGTTCCCAGTCTCTTGGAATCTGTTCTTTACCAG GATGCAGATATAAAGACACCAAAAGAAACCTGCAGAAAGATGTTG ctgagCTGTGTGATCAGGGTGTGGaagatgtgtttgtgttctgtaccAGAGGAGAGTTGGTGCTCTACAGAGTGCCCTGTCTGTTAGAGGTTTATTCTCAGCGTGGGCTCAGAGTGCATCACCTTCCTTTCCCAGACGGAGGCGCTCCAGAGCTTTCTCAGTGCTGCTGCATACTGGAAGAACTACAGGACTGCCTGCAGAATCAACGCAGGACTGTCATACA TTGTTACGGAGGCCTGGGGCGGTCAGGATTAA TTGCTGCATGTTTGCTACTGCAACTCTCTGTCTCTATGACGCCCAGTAAAGCTCTGGAAATCCTGAGGGAGCTGAGAGGGGGTGGAGCCATTCAGACCGTCAAG CAATACAACTTCCTTCACGAGTTTCGGGATAAGCTTGAAGCCTATCAAGGATCCAAAGAGCGTCTTTCAGAGAGATCAGTGTCCAGATGA